A single Brevundimonas sp. M20 DNA region contains:
- the polA gene encoding DNA polymerase I: MTDATPETTAPDTPVEGGPVRLWMIDASAYIFRAYHALPPLTRKSDGLPVGAVQGYCNMLWKLLRDMKGEDGPTHLVAIFDHSEKTFRNSLYDQYKAHRPPPPEDLVPQFPLVREATAAFGVHCVELPGFEADDLIATYACKARDAGGEAVIVSSDKDLMQLIGPSVVMWDPMKDRRLAEDAVFEKFGVGPEKMIDLQALIGDSVDNVPGAPGIGPKTAAQLLDEYGDLDTLLARASEIKQPKRRETLINFADQIRLSRELVKLDCDAPAPEPISDFAVRDPDPEILGAFLDQMEFRSLRNRVGDGKAPAKDGSAFAARPKAMTAPVISPRYAPQAVSTDVAVQPFDHEAYVVVQTLEALDAFIARATEAGVVGFDTETDALSATHAGLCGVSLALGPNDACYVPLTHELEPPAGGGGLDFGDAVDTREPIVQIDKATALGRLKALLENPAVLKVGQNIKYDIAVMAGRGITVAPYDDTMLISYVLEGGLHGHGMDELSRLHLGHEPIPFKAVCGTGKNQKSFKHIELKPATQYAAEDADVTLRLWRILKPQLAEQGLVTVYETLERGMPATLAAMEREGVRVDPVRLRALSSEFGLKMAELEQKAHDLAGHPFNIGSPKQLGDILFGEMNLPGGKKTASGQWGTDASVLEELALTHELPRVLLDWRQLAKLKGTYTDALIEAADDRTDRVHTSYQLAAATTGRLASSDPNLQNIPIRTATGRQIRQAFIAGPGNVLISADYSQIELRLLAHIGDIPELKRAFKAGLDIHAATASEMFNVPLDQMDPETRRRAKAINFGIVYGISAFGLAAQLGIDQGEAGAYIKTYFERFPGIRAYMDATKAQVRETGTVSTVFGRRIHIPAIHSKSGAERQFGERAAINAPIQGAAADIIRRAMIRMPAALEAAGLSEVKMLLQVHDELVFECPEGLAERAIVEIKRVMEGAAEPAVALSVPLVVDARAATNWDEAH, translated from the coding sequence ATGACCGACGCGACGCCCGAGACCACCGCCCCTGACACGCCCGTGGAAGGCGGCCCCGTGCGCCTGTGGATGATCGACGCCTCGGCCTACATTTTCCGCGCCTATCACGCCCTGCCGCCCCTGACGCGCAAGTCGGACGGCCTGCCGGTGGGCGCGGTGCAGGGCTACTGCAACATGCTGTGGAAGCTGCTGCGGGACATGAAGGGCGAGGACGGGCCGACCCATCTGGTGGCTATCTTCGACCATTCGGAGAAGACGTTCCGGAACAGCCTGTACGATCAGTACAAGGCCCACCGGCCGCCGCCTCCCGAGGATCTGGTTCCACAATTCCCGCTGGTGCGTGAAGCGACGGCGGCATTCGGCGTGCACTGTGTCGAACTGCCCGGCTTCGAGGCGGACGACCTGATCGCGACCTATGCCTGCAAGGCGCGGGACGCCGGGGGCGAGGCCGTGATCGTGTCGTCCGACAAGGACCTGATGCAGCTGATCGGGCCGTCTGTGGTGATGTGGGACCCGATGAAGGACCGACGGCTGGCGGAAGACGCCGTCTTTGAGAAGTTCGGTGTCGGTCCGGAGAAGATGATCGACCTGCAGGCCCTGATCGGGGATAGCGTCGACAACGTCCCGGGCGCGCCGGGCATCGGGCCCAAGACGGCGGCGCAGTTGCTGGACGAGTACGGCGATCTGGACACCCTGCTGGCCCGGGCGAGTGAAATCAAACAACCCAAGCGTCGCGAGACCCTGATCAATTTCGCCGACCAGATCCGGTTGAGCCGCGAGCTGGTGAAGCTGGACTGCGACGCGCCGGCGCCCGAGCCGATCAGTGATTTCGCCGTGCGCGATCCCGATCCGGAAATCCTGGGCGCCTTCCTGGACCAGATGGAGTTCCGCAGCCTTCGCAACCGTGTCGGCGACGGCAAGGCTCCGGCCAAGGACGGTTCGGCCTTCGCGGCGCGACCGAAGGCGATGACCGCCCCCGTCATCTCGCCCCGCTATGCCCCGCAGGCGGTTTCGACCGACGTTGCGGTCCAGCCGTTTGACCACGAGGCCTATGTCGTCGTGCAGACCCTTGAAGCGCTCGACGCCTTCATCGCCCGCGCGACCGAAGCCGGGGTGGTGGGTTTCGACACCGAGACGGACGCCCTGAGCGCCACCCATGCGGGCCTGTGCGGCGTATCGCTGGCGCTGGGGCCCAACGACGCCTGCTACGTTCCCCTGACCCATGAGCTGGAGCCGCCGGCGGGCGGCGGGGGTCTGGACTTCGGCGACGCGGTCGATACGCGCGAGCCCATCGTCCAGATCGACAAGGCGACGGCTCTGGGCCGCCTCAAAGCCCTGCTGGAGAACCCTGCGGTCCTGAAGGTCGGCCAGAACATCAAATACGACATCGCCGTCATGGCCGGGCGCGGGATCACCGTCGCGCCCTACGACGACACCATGCTGATCAGCTATGTGCTCGAGGGCGGGCTGCACGGGCACGGGATGGACGAGCTGTCCCGCCTTCACCTCGGCCACGAGCCGATCCCGTTCAAGGCGGTCTGCGGCACGGGCAAGAACCAGAAGTCCTTCAAGCATATCGAACTGAAGCCGGCGACGCAGTATGCGGCCGAGGACGCCGATGTGACCCTGCGTCTGTGGCGCATCCTCAAGCCGCAGCTGGCGGAGCAGGGGCTGGTCACCGTCTATGAGACGCTGGAGCGCGGCATGCCCGCGACGCTGGCGGCGATGGAGCGCGAGGGGGTCCGGGTCGATCCCGTCCGTCTGCGCGCCCTGTCCAGCGAGTTCGGGCTGAAAATGGCCGAGCTGGAGCAGAAGGCCCACGACCTGGCCGGGCACCCGTTCAACATCGGCAGCCCCAAACAGCTGGGCGACATCCTGTTCGGCGAGATGAATCTGCCCGGCGGCAAGAAGACCGCCAGCGGCCAGTGGGGCACAGACGCCAGCGTGCTGGAAGAGCTGGCCCTGACCCATGAACTGCCGCGCGTCCTGCTGGACTGGCGCCAGCTGGCCAAGCTGAAAGGCACCTATACGGACGCCCTGATCGAGGCCGCCGACGACCGGACCGACCGCGTGCACACCAGCTATCAGCTGGCCGCCGCCACGACCGGCCGTCTGGCCTCAAGCGATCCGAACCTGCAGAATATCCCGATCCGCACGGCCACCGGCCGCCAGATCCGTCAGGCCTTTATCGCCGGGCCGGGCAATGTCCTGATCAGCGCCGACTACAGCCAGATCGAACTGCGCCTGCTGGCCCACATCGGGGACATTCCGGAGTTGAAGCGCGCCTTCAAGGCGGGCCTCGACATTCACGCCGCCACCGCCAGCGAGATGTTCAACGTCCCGCTGGACCAGATGGACCCCGAGACCCGCCGCCGCGCCAAGGCGATCAATTTCGGCATCGTCTACGGCATCTCCGCCTTCGGTCTGGCCGCCCAGCTGGGCATCGACCAGGGCGAGGCCGGAGCCTACATCAAGACCTATTTCGAGCGCTTCCCCGGCATCCGCGCCTATATGGACGCGACGAAGGCGCAGGTGCGCGAGACGGGGACGGTTTCGACCGTCTTCGGCCGCCGCATCCACATCCCGGCCATCCACTCCAAGTCGGGCGCCGAGCGCCAGTTCGGCGAACGCGCCGCCATCAACGCCCCCATCCAGGGCGCCGCCGCCGACATCATCCGCCGCGCCATGATCCGCATGCCCGCCGCTCTGGAGGCCGCCGGCCTGTCAGAGGTGAAGATGCTGCTGCAGGTGCACGACGAACTGGTGTTCGAATGCCCCGAAGGACTGGCGGAGCGGGCGATCGTCGAGATCAAACGCGTGATGGAGGGCGCGGCCGAACCCGCCGTGGCCCTGTCGGTGCCGCTGGTGGTGGACGCCCGGGCGGCGACGAACTGGGACGAGGCGCACTGA